The following coding sequences are from one Lathamus discolor isolate bLatDis1 chromosome 10, bLatDis1.hap1, whole genome shotgun sequence window:
- the LOC136020108 gene encoding collagen alpha-1(I) chain-like, translating into MAHTRLPPCTRSHPRAAAPRPRSGGARSARRGARRGEARRLPGPAENKVSSAPALTPGAICSCSTGLRRSRPPAAASPRVLPPGTPRRRLRPRTPGSPAPPFPANTPGRGVSAGPAAPAAPPEGRDAPLPRAQPRRSPGRRHLPEPPDGRSTPPPRPGAPQPAAPRRPAGSPRPPPQPRSAAAILEARGRAATRGSDGLPPPCPPGGRCLSNGLHGEGARSNGAGPAGPTPPPPPAASGSTAHRDRDRARRLTPLGRAPRGHLTCALSRRCRRSRPTRSQQLREPGGPWGQQHRVPGQHMPCSRCQGGSQGPEEPEPAAEQKRVKVAKGLSKAVTQDSEEGSAGTRSRAADTHNQLVWPLPLPHARGLAPSPALFTEPGAGRGAWGSGSGGRGTRGRRTGLRPGRGTREPSETGLRPGQAPLCWRGPEGRQGSGSAALPMSQAAASQKGLPENRGLLPPPCGCRCTGPGCPTQPSPPHTERCARPRPRRTEPRLPRPSAPSEPPHRSLPRTGPHSLLRPPQRASQARASAPLAPAPARCPPPVHRGRAPRPSAPALPCSSRKPQALPAAYFPVHRPCPAQPGPAAAASPRTYRRRFPRRSRAARCLPRPCPPLSPLAWRGGRARRARCPSRCRSRSGLSLASAPPHGAPAPAAPMEPAAPMGARPAPPYCGQERRHPNRAAVMLRAAAHSNGPGRAEPSRAEPSRPELCRAGPGRAVLGKVCQDSPRGYPGTDGGSVQGLSCATTGRLRGLPCHRGTARGGSRAIPSSPWGVCGVPQGSLRTPWEILDQFRGGGGCCWRRVPGWPPVPLLWGVPDPVVREQEFGSQGNGGGGPTGPGMSVPPPPRHIPALFCLSGAAQSALVPSGSKEAKVSVSVKVRVQSSPASSIPSDGATGKRCQPGPGPPRVLWSIVVGDGGTCQRGYLSAVIPVAQGGGHHGGVTDCSWALSTALAPMSWSNGASSHAQKRLLGSPSTAMVSST; encoded by the exons ATGGCGCACACCCGGCTCCCGCCCTGCACCCGCAGCCACCCCCGGGCAGCGGCACCGCGGCCCCGGAGCGGAGGGGCCCGCTCGGCGCGGCGCggggcgaggcgaggcgaggcgaggcggcTCCCGGGCCCTGCCGAGAACAAAGTTAGCAGCGCGCCAGCGCTCACGCCCGGTGCCATCTGCTCGTGCAGCACCGGGCTCCGGAGgagccgcccgcccgccgccgcctccccgaGGGTCCTGCCGCCCGGTACCCCCCGTCGCCGGCTCCGTCCTCGCACCCCGGGCTCCCCCGCACCTCCCTTCCCCGCCAACACCCCCGGGAGAGGGGTCTCCGCTGGCCCCGCCGCACCGGCAGCCCCGCCTGAGGGCCGGGACGCCCCGCTGCCCCGAGCCCAGCCGCGGCGGTCTCCGGGACGGCGGCACCTCCCGGAGCCCCCCGACGGGcgcagcaccccccccccccgccccggggcgccgcagccagcagcaccccgGCGCCCGGCCGGCAGCCCGCGCCCCCCGCCGCAGCCGCGGAGCGCCGCCG CCATCTTGGAagcgcggggccgggccgccACGCGGGGCAGCGACGGGCTcccccccccctgcccccccggGGGGCGGTGTCTTAGCAACGGTCTCCATGGAGAGGGGGCCCGTAGCAACGGGGCCGGCCCCGCAGGaccgacccccccccccccccccgccgcgaGCGGGAGCACCGCgcaccgggaccgggaccgggcgCGCCGCCTCACCCCGCTGGGACGGGCACCGCGGGGGCACCTTACCTGCGCTCTgtcccgccgctgccgccgctccCGGCCCACTAGGTCCCAGCAGCTCCGTGAGCCCGGTGGGccatggggacagcagcacCGTGTGCCCGGGCAGCACATGCCATGCTCCCGCTGCCAG GGCGGGAGTCAGGGTCCTGAGGAGCCCGAGCcggcagcagagcagaagcgGGTGAAGGTGGCAAAGGGATTGAGCAAGGCGGTGACACAGGACAGTGAGGAGGGGAGCGCAGGGACACGCTCCCGAGCTGCAGACACGCACaaccagct AGTTTGGCCACTTCCCCTCCCGCACGCCCGGGGTCTCGCCCCGAGCCCGGCCCTGTTCACCGAGCccggggcaggcaggggggCCTGGGGCTCCGGCAGCGGCGGACGGGGCACCCGGGGCCGCAGAACCGGCCTCAGGCCCGGCAGGGGAACGCGGGAGCCCTCCGAGACGGGGCTGCGGCCGGGGCAAGCCCCGCTCTGCTGGCGAGGCCCCGAGGGGCGGCAGGGCTCTGGGTCCGCCGCCCTGCCCATGTCCCAGGCAGCCGCCTCCCAAAAGGGGCTCCCCGAGAACCGGGGACTCCTCCCACCGCCGTGCGGCTGCCGATGCACCGGGCCCGGCTGCCCCACACAGCCATCACCCCCCCACACCGAGCGCTGCGCTaggccccggccccggcgcaCCGAGCCACGCCTGCCCCGGCCATCCGCCCCCTCCGAGCCTCCGCACCGGAGCCTGCCGCGCACCGGGCCCCACTCGCTCCTCCGCCCGCCGCAGCGGGCTTCGCAGGCTCGAGCATCCGCCCCCCTCGCACCGGCCCCTGCCCGCTGCCCTCCCCCGGTGCACCGGGGTCGGGCTCCCCGCCCTTCCGCACCAGCTCTACCCTGCTCGTCCCGCAAGCCCCAGGCCCTGCCCGCCGCCTATTTCCCGGTGCACCGGCCCTGCCCCGCGCAGCCCGGGCCTGCGGCCGCCGCCTCACCCCGAACCTACCGGAGGCGCTTCCCTCGGCGTTCGCGGGCCGCTCGGTGCCTGCCGCGGCCCTGCCCGCCGCTCAGCCCGCTCGCATGGCGCGGCGGCCGGGCCCGCCGGGCTCGGTGTCCGTCCCGGTGCCGCTCGCGCTCCggcctcagcctggcttcagccCCGCCTCATGGCGCCCCCGCGCCCGCCGCTCCGATGGAACCGGCCGCGCCGATGGgcgcccgccccgctccgccgtACTGCGGCCAAGAGCGGCGCCACCCGAACCGCGCGGCCGTAATGCTCCGTGCGGCAGCGCACAGCAacgggccgggccgagccgagccgagccgggccgagccgagccgaccCGAACTGtgccgagccgggccgggccgggccgtgcTGGGGAAGGTGTGCCAGGACAGCCCGCGGGGGTACCCCGGGACAGATGGGGGCAGTGTGCAGGGGTTGTCCTGCGCCACCACCGGGAGGCTCAGGGGCCTCCCTTGTCATCGTGGGACAGCCCGGGGGGGCTCCAGGGCTATCCCCAGCAGCCcatggggtgtctgtggggtGCCCCAGGGCAGCCTTCGCACGCCCTGGGAGATCCTGGACCAgttccggggggggggggggtgttgctGGCGCAGGGTGCCAGGCTGGCCCCCTGTACCCCTTCTCTGGGGGGTCCCTGACCCAGTAGTGAG GGAACAGGAGTTTGGGAGCCAGGGTAATGGAGGTGGGGGTCCCACAGGCCCAGGGATGTCtgtgccccccccgccccgccacATCCCAGCCCTCTTCTGCCTGAGCGGAGCTGCACAATCCGCCCTTGTCCCCAGCGGGTCCAAA GAGGCAAAGGTCTCTGTCAGTGTCAAGGTGCGAGTGCAGAGCAGCCcggccagcagcatccccagtgaCGGGGCCACAGGTAAGAGATGTCAGCCTGGGCCTGGTCCCCCACGGGTGCTGTGGTCCATCGTGGTGGGAGATGGGGGTACCTGTCAGCGGGGGTACCTGTCGGCAGTGATACCCGTGGCACAAGGAGGGGGACACCACGGTGGTGTCACAGATTGCTCTTGGGCTCTAAGCACTGCTTTGGCCCCCATGAGCTGGAGCAATGGAGCTTCCAGCCATGCCCAGAAGAGGCTCCTGGGATCCCCAAGCACCGCCATGGTCTCCAGCACCTGA
- the RNF44 gene encoding RING finger protein 44, protein MRPWELAVNRRPPSAPFNQRRFSGGPCSSPDHLRRSPPARRQWGRRERPLAALLGQDEPQLHPAFPQQPHGPVDEPRAYALPSTPPRMLHPAAHPPHQNPFMVDLHDQVHQGPVPLSYTVTTVTTQGFPIHTGQHIPGCSTQQLPACSVMFSGQHYPLCCLPPPLIQACAMQQLPVSYQTFPPIISSDHYILHPPPPPVPPHQPPHMAPLGQFVPLQAQHPRMPLQRIDNDVDLRGEQHPIAGFTYPPSHHAPTLSPSVPLHYLPHDPLHQELPFGVPYPHMMPRRLNTQRYRLQQALPPPPPPPPPPPYYPSFLPYFLSMLPVSPTAVGPTISLDLDVDDVEMENYEALLNLAERLGEAKPRGLTKADIEHLPSYRFNPESHQSEQTLCVVCFSDFEARQLLRVLPCNHEFHAKCVDKWLKANRTCPICRADASEVQRDAD, encoded by the exons ATGCGACCATGGGAACTGGCAGTGAATAGGCGGCCGCCCTCTGCCCCTTTTAACCAGCGCCGTTTCTCGGGGGgaccctgcagcagccccgACCACCTCCGGCGAAG CCCCCCTGCCAGGCGTCAGTGGGGACGACGCGAACGACCTCTGGCAGCCCTGCTGGGCCAGGATGAGCCCCAGCTGCACCCTGCCTTCCCCCAGCAGCCGCACGGCCCTGTAGATGAGCCCCGCGCATACGCTCTCCCCAGCACGCCGCCACGAATGCTTCACCCGGCCGCTCACCCGCCCCACCAGAACCCATTCATGGTGGATCTGCATGACCAG GTGCACCAGGGACCTGTCCCTCTCTCCTACACGGTTACCACCGTCACGACGCAAGGCTTCCCCATCCACACCGGCCAGCACATCCCTGggtgcagcacccagcagctcccagcatgcTCAGTGATGTTCAGTGGACAGCACTACCCACTCTGCTGCCTCCCCCCCCCG ctgATCCAGGCATGTGCCATGCAACAGCTTCCCGTCTCCTACCAGACGTTCCCCCCCATCATCTCCAGCGACCATTACATCCTGCACCCCCCACCACCGCCAGTGCCCCCCCACCAGCCACCCCACATGGCCCCCCTGGGGCAGTTTGTACCTCTCCAAGCCCAGCATCCACGTATG CCTCTGCAGAGGATAGACAATGACGTGGACCTGCGAGGGGAGCAGCACCCCATCGCGGGCTTCACGTACCCCCCGTCCCACCATGCTCCCACGCTCTCCCCCTCCGTGCCGCTGCATTACCTCCCCCACGACCCGCTGCACCAAGAACTGCCATTCGGCGTG CCATACCCCCACATGATGCCCCGGCGGCTGAACACCCAGCGGTACCGGCTGCAGCAGGCGCTGCCCCCCCCACCGCCTCCTCCGCCACCCCCCCCGTACTACCCGAGCTTCCTGCCCTATTTTCT CTCTATGCTTCCTGTGTCGCCGACAGCCGTGGGACCTACGATCAGCCTGGACCTGGACGTGGATGATGTGGAGATGGAGAATTACGAG GCGCTGCTGAACCTGGCTGAGCGGCTGGGGGAGGCCAAGCCGCGGGGACTCACCAAAGCAGACATCGAGCACCTCCCGTCCTACCGCTTCAACCCCGAGAGCCATCAGTCCGAGCAGACCCT GTGCGTCGTGTGCTTCAGTGACTTCGAGGCCCGGCAGCTTCTCCGCGTCCTGCCCTGCAACCACGAGTTCCACGCCAAGTGTGTCGACAAATGGTTAAAG GCAAACCGCACGTGCCCGATCTGCCGGGCGGACGCGTCGGAGGTGCAGCGGGATGCGGACTGA
- the FAF2 gene encoding FAS-associated factor 2, producing MAAPEERELTAEQTEKLLQFQDLTGIESMDQCRHTLEQHNWNIEAAVQDRLNEQEGVPSVFNPPPSRPLQVNTADHRIYSYVVSRPQPRGLLGWGYYFIMLPFRFTYYTLLDIFRFALRFIRPDPRSRVTDPVGDIISFIHMFEEKYGRIHPVFYQGTYSQALNDAKRELRFLLVYLHGDDHQDTDEFCRNTLCVPEVVTLINTRMLFWACSTNKPEGYRVSQALRENTYPFLAVIMLKDRRMTVVGRLEGLIQADDLINQLMFIMDANQTYLVSERLEREERNQTQVLRQQQDEAYLASLRADQEKERKKKEEREMKKRKEEEVQQQKLAEERRRQTLQEEKERKSECLPPEPHPDDPDSVKIIFKLPNDSRVERRFHFTQSLTVIHDFLFSLKESPEKFQIEANFPRRVLPCLPTEEWPNPPTLQEAGLSHTEVLFVQDLTDD from the exons GACCTAACTGGCATAGAGTCCATGGACCAGTGTCGTCACACATTGGAGCAGCACAACTGGAACATAGAG GCAGCTGTACAGGACCGACTAAATGAACAAGAGGGTGTCCCAAGTGTCTTTAATCCTCCTCCATCCCGGCCGTTGCAGGTCAATACAGCTGACCACAGGATCTACAGCTATGTTGTCTCAAGGCCACAACCAAGG GGCCTGTTAGGATGGGGTTACTACTTCATAATGCTTCCATTCCGATTCACCTATTACACATTACTCGATATATTTAG GTTTGCTCTGCGTTTTATACGCCCTGATCCTCGTAGTCGGGTCACTGACCCAGTGGGGGACATTATTTCGTTTATTCATATGTTTGAGGAAAAATATGGGAGGATACACCCTGTCTTCTACCAGGGAACTTACAGCCAG GCACTGAATGATGCCAAGCGGGAGCTGCGCTTCCTTTTGGTTTATCTTCATGGAGATGACCACCAAGATACGGATGAATTCTGCCG CAATACACTGTGCGTACCTGAGGTGGTCACCCTCATAAACACCAGAATGCTCTTCTGGGCTTGTTCAACCAACAAACCAGAGGGATACAGAG TCTCCCAGGCTCTGCGAGAGAACACATACCCATTCCTGGCTGTGATCATGCTGAAGGATCGCAGGATGACAGTAGTTGGGCGGCTGGAAGGCCTTATCCAGGCTGATGACCTAATTAATCAACTGATGTTCATCATGGATGCCAACCAGACATACCTGGTGTCCGAACGCCTGGAAAG GGAAGAGAGGAACCAAACCCAAGtcctgaggcagcagcaggatgaggcATATCTCGCATCCTTACGTGCAGACCAGGAAAAGGAGCGCAAGAAGAAGGAGGAACGGGagatgaagaagaggaaggaggaggaagtgcAGCAGCAAAAACTAGCAGAGGAGAGGCGGCGGCAG AcgctgcaggaggagaaggagcgCAAGTCGGAATGCCTTCCCCCCGAGCCACATCCCGATGACCCAGACAGCGTCAAGATCATTTTCAAGCTGCCTAATGATTCCAGAGTGGAGCGGCGATTCCACTTCACACAGTCCTTGACG GTGATCCACGACTTCCTGTTCTCCTTGAAAGAAAGCCCTGAAAAGTTCCAGATTGAGGCCAACTTCCCTCGCCGGGTCCTGCCCTGCCTCCCCACAGAGGAGTGGCCCAACCCACCCACATTGCAGGAGGCCGGACTCAGCCACACGGAAGTCCTCTTTGTGCAGGACCTCACGGACGATTGA